In Synechococcus sp. CB0101, a genomic segment contains:
- a CDS encoding TldD/PmbA family protein, with protein sequence MSSHQATSGNGLNAEQLRNSLASIAASNGIRRWDLGAACSTDISVQVDRGEPKQMKGAQRSSITVRVWNDAGLVGVTSTSDLSDTGLERALTGAKEASAFGNADDIPAFSPLATAPLASLDQPIHQPQGILRLLDTLKGAEQELLASHDAIATIPYNGLAERSSERIYLNSDGACRQQQLSTASLYLYARAEEAGRKPRSAGAVRLAYGAGDLDVAGCIHEAAERTISHLNYAPIETGRYTCVFSPEAFLDLIGAFSGLFNARAVLDGVSLSNRDSIGETLAVPFLDIHDNGLHPGNIGASAFDGEGTPTKRLALLEGGVLRNFLHSEATARAFGVSPTGHAGMGAKVSVGPDWFEIGTTPGSDGGQAGLNRFKASEPIVWIDSLSALHAGVKASQGSFSLPFDGWLIQNGEPRSIEAATVAGDIRQVLKAIVGFEGDAKVTPDGLCPMVWVEGLSITGEA encoded by the coding sequence ATGAGCAGCCATCAAGCCACCAGCGGCAACGGCCTCAACGCCGAACAGCTGCGCAACAGCCTGGCCAGCATCGCCGCCAGCAACGGCATCCGCCGCTGGGATCTCGGCGCCGCCTGCTCCACCGACATCTCCGTTCAGGTGGATCGCGGCGAACCCAAACAGATGAAGGGTGCCCAGCGCAGCTCGATCACCGTGCGGGTGTGGAACGACGCCGGCCTCGTGGGCGTGACCAGCACCTCCGACCTCAGTGACACGGGCCTGGAGCGCGCCCTCACCGGTGCCAAAGAGGCGAGTGCCTTCGGCAACGCCGACGACATCCCCGCCTTCTCGCCCCTAGCGACTGCGCCGCTCGCCAGCCTCGATCAACCGATCCATCAGCCCCAGGGAATCCTGCGGCTGCTCGACACGCTCAAGGGGGCCGAGCAAGAGCTATTGGCCAGCCACGACGCCATCGCCACCATTCCCTACAACGGCCTAGCCGAGCGCAGCAGCGAGCGCATCTATCTCAACAGCGACGGCGCCTGCCGCCAGCAGCAGCTCAGCACCGCCAGCCTTTATCTCTACGCACGGGCAGAGGAAGCCGGCCGCAAACCACGCAGCGCCGGAGCCGTGCGCCTGGCCTATGGCGCCGGTGATCTCGACGTGGCCGGTTGCATCCACGAGGCAGCCGAGCGCACCATCAGCCACCTCAACTACGCCCCGATTGAAACCGGGCGCTACACCTGTGTGTTCAGCCCCGAGGCCTTTCTCGATCTGATCGGCGCCTTCAGTGGTCTGTTCAATGCTCGCGCCGTGCTCGATGGCGTAAGCCTCAGCAACCGCGATTCGATCGGCGAAACCCTGGCGGTTCCCTTCCTCGATATCCACGACAACGGCCTGCATCCCGGCAACATCGGCGCCTCGGCGTTCGACGGCGAAGGCACCCCCACCAAGCGCCTGGCGCTGCTGGAAGGCGGCGTGCTGCGGAACTTCCTCCACTCCGAAGCCACCGCCCGAGCCTTTGGCGTGAGCCCCACGGGCCACGCCGGCATGGGGGCCAAGGTGTCGGTGGGCCCCGACTGGTTCGAGATTGGCACCACTCCCGGCAGCGACGGCGGTCAGGCCGGGCTGAATCGCTTCAAAGCAAGCGAGCCGATTGTCTGGATCGACTCGCTGTCGGCACTCCACGCCGGCGTGAAGGCCAGCCAAGGCTCCTTCTCCCTGCCCTTCGATGGCTGGTTGATCCAGAACGGAGAACCCCGCTCGATCGAAGCGGCCACCGTGGCCGGCGATATCCGCCAGGTGCTGAAGGCGATCGTGGGCTTTGAAGGAGACGCCAAAGTCACACCTGATGGCCTCTGCCCGATGGTGTGGGTGGAGGGCCTCTCGATCACCGGCGAGGCCTGA
- a CDS encoding TldD/PmbA family protein: MIAAAPPTTGVLDSHWSPALEDLLASGRAAGADLVEVFLERTDHLGVLAEQDTITSVTPAFGMGAGIRVFLGKRDGFVSTNDLSPAGLRRALEQALGMLGLATSANGRSSFDGLPALRDFAASKGDWLQRCPQIQEATARLLEGTDQLQRQGSHLQARRGSYARDWQEVLVAASDGTFGRDIRLHQSVGLNVLAADGEHRAGVGRRYGTSDQPDDLRRWDATASAAEVCGSAGTMLYADYVEAGQMPAVLANRFGGVIFHEACGHLLETTQVERGTTPFAERVGESIAHEAVTAIDEGLTGGAFGSLSMDDEGMEAQRTVLIQNGVLQRFISDRAGELRTGHARTGSGRRQSHTFAAASRMRNTYIDAGPHTPEQLIASVDKGLYCKSMGGGSVGPTGQFNFAVEEGYLIENGQLTKPVKGATLIGEAKEVMPRISMCANDLELAAGFCGSVSGSIFVTVGQPHIKVDSITVGGR; encoded by the coding sequence GTGATCGCTGCAGCACCGCCAACCACTGGCGTCCTCGATAGCCACTGGAGCCCAGCCCTGGAAGATCTGCTGGCCAGCGGCCGTGCCGCCGGGGCCGATCTGGTGGAAGTGTTCCTCGAGCGCACCGATCACCTCGGCGTTCTGGCTGAGCAAGACACGATCACCAGCGTGACCCCCGCCTTCGGCATGGGAGCCGGGATCCGGGTGTTCCTGGGCAAGCGCGATGGCTTCGTGAGCACCAACGACCTGAGCCCCGCCGGCCTGCGCCGCGCCCTCGAGCAAGCGCTGGGCATGCTCGGCTTGGCCACCAGTGCCAACGGCCGCAGCAGCTTTGACGGTCTGCCGGCGCTGCGGGATTTCGCCGCCAGCAAGGGTGACTGGCTGCAGCGCTGCCCCCAGATCCAGGAGGCCACCGCCCGCCTGCTGGAGGGCACCGATCAACTACAGCGCCAGGGCAGCCACCTGCAGGCGCGCCGCGGCAGCTATGCCCGCGACTGGCAAGAGGTGCTGGTGGCAGCCAGCGATGGCACCTTCGGCCGCGACATTCGCCTGCACCAATCGGTGGGGCTAAACGTGCTGGCCGCCGATGGTGAACACCGCGCCGGCGTCGGCCGTCGCTACGGCACCTCCGATCAACCTGATGATCTGCGCCGCTGGGATGCCACGGCGTCTGCCGCGGAGGTGTGCGGCAGTGCCGGCACGATGCTCTATGCCGACTACGTGGAAGCCGGCCAGATGCCGGCAGTGCTCGCCAACCGCTTCGGTGGCGTGATCTTCCATGAAGCCTGCGGCCACCTGCTGGAAACCACCCAGGTGGAACGGGGCACCACCCCCTTCGCCGAACGGGTGGGTGAGTCGATTGCCCATGAGGCCGTCACCGCCATCGATGAAGGCCTCACCGGTGGCGCCTTTGGCTCCCTGTCGATGGACGACGAGGGCATGGAAGCCCAACGCACGGTGCTGATCCAGAACGGCGTGCTGCAGCGCTTCATCAGCGACCGCGCCGGTGAACTGCGCACCGGCCATGCCCGCACCGGCAGCGGCCGCCGCCAGAGCCACACGTTTGCGGCCGCCAGCCGCATGCGCAACACCTATATCGATGCCGGGCCGCACACGCCCGAGCAGCTAATCGCCTCGGTGGACAAGGGCCTCTACTGCAAATCCATGGGCGGCGGCAGCGTGGGCCCGACCGGCCAGTTCAACTTCGCGGTAGAGGAGGGGTACCTGATCGAGAACGGCCAACTCACCAAGCCGGTGAAGGGCGCCACCTTGATCGGCGAAGCCAAGGAGGTGATGCCGCGCATCTCCATGTGCGCCAACGACCTCGAACTCGCTGCCGGCTTCTGCGGCTCTGTGAGCGGCAGCATTTTTGTCACCGTGGGCCAACCCCACATCAAGGTGGATTCGATCACCGTGGGAGGCCGTTGA
- the acsF gene encoding magnesium-protoporphyrin IX monomethyl ester (oxidative) cyclase: protein MVPPAVATPDTATAIGTPDAPAIKDPVKDTILTPRFYTTDFEAMAAMDLSPNEAELEAICEEFRKDYNRHHFVRNEEFEGAADKLDPDTRRVFVEFLEQSCTSEFSGFLLYKELSRRIKEKNPLLAECFAHMARDEARHAGFLNKAMSDFGLQLDLGFLTASKAYTYFKPEYIFYATYLSEKIGYWRYIAIFRHLEKNPDSKIFPIFSFFENWCQDENRHGDFFDALMKAQPKSVTGLRARLWCRFFLLAVFATMYVRDVARKEFYEALGLDAREYDKYVIAKTNETSARVFPVVLNVDHPKFYEGLEQLVRNNNELAAADASNAIAPVKLLRKLPYWVANAAEMAKLFLMSPIRSEQFQPAVR, encoded by the coding sequence ATGGTGCCTCCAGCCGTTGCTACGCCCGATACCGCAACAGCCATCGGCACACCCGACGCGCCGGCCATCAAAGACCCGGTGAAGGACACGATCCTCACCCCGCGCTTCTACACCACGGATTTCGAGGCCATGGCGGCCATGGACCTCAGCCCCAACGAGGCTGAGCTCGAGGCCATCTGCGAAGAATTCCGCAAGGACTACAACCGCCACCACTTCGTTCGCAACGAAGAATTCGAAGGCGCCGCCGACAAGCTCGATCCCGACACCCGCCGGGTGTTTGTGGAGTTTCTCGAGCAGAGCTGCACCTCCGAGTTCTCTGGCTTCTTGCTTTACAAGGAGCTGAGCCGCCGCATCAAAGAGAAGAACCCACTGCTGGCCGAGTGTTTCGCCCACATGGCCCGCGATGAGGCCCGCCATGCCGGTTTCCTCAACAAAGCGATGAGCGATTTCGGGCTGCAGCTCGACCTCGGCTTCCTCACCGCCAGCAAGGCCTATACCTACTTCAAGCCGGAATACATCTTCTACGCCACCTACCTGAGCGAGAAGATCGGCTACTGGCGCTATATCGCCATCTTCCGCCACCTCGAGAAGAACCCTGACAGCAAGATCTTCCCGATCTTCAGTTTCTTCGAGAACTGGTGCCAGGACGAGAACCGCCACGGCGACTTCTTCGACGCCCTGATGAAGGCACAGCCCAAGAGCGTGACCGGCCTGCGTGCCCGCCTGTGGTGCCGCTTCTTCCTGCTGGCCGTGTTCGCCACCATGTACGTGCGCGACGTGGCCCGCAAGGAGTTCTACGAAGCCCTTGGCCTCGATGCCCGCGAGTACGACAAGTACGTGATCGCCAAAACCAACGAGACCTCCGCTCGGGTCTTCCCGGTGGTGCTCAACGTGGACCATCCGAAGTTTTACGAGGGTCTCGAGCAGCTGGTGCGCAACAACAACGAGCTGGCTGCCGCCGACGCGAGCAACGCCATTGCGCCGGTGAAGCTGCTGCGCAAGCTGCCTTACTGGGTGGCCAACGCCGCTGAGATGGCCAAGCTCTTCCTGATGAGCCCGATCCGCAGCGAGCAGTTCCAGCCGGCCGTGCGCTGA
- a CDS encoding DUF2996 domain-containing protein, translated as MTDSAQPAQAKPAEAAPAKPAKPPAPEDKPFADFVPNLLIPAIAKEIEAYGGPACELRFEQGPMPVVGSPCWMVVGELPQARRFWLCFTSDAISSAKTIAVAEAGAEPSLLESFLIDEKKMTLALLVSRLVQRLNGQKWLGAN; from the coding sequence GTGACCGATTCCGCCCAGCCAGCCCAGGCCAAGCCCGCTGAAGCGGCCCCCGCCAAGCCGGCCAAACCCCCGGCACCGGAGGACAAGCCTTTTGCCGACTTCGTCCCCAACCTGCTGATCCCGGCCATCGCCAAGGAGATCGAGGCCTACGGCGGCCCTGCCTGTGAGCTGCGCTTTGAGCAGGGGCCGATGCCCGTGGTGGGCAGCCCCTGCTGGATGGTGGTGGGCGAGCTCCCCCAGGCCCGCCGCTTCTGGCTGTGCTTCACCAGCGATGCGATCAGCTCCGCCAAAACCATTGCCGTGGCCGAAGCCGGCGCCGAGCCCAGCCTCCTGGAGTCGTTCCTGATCGACGAGAAGAAGATGACCCTGGCGCTGCTGGTGTCGCGTCTGGTGCAACGCCTGAACGGCCAGAAGTGGCTGGGGGCCAACTAA
- a CDS encoding flavin prenyltransferase UbiX, producing MSHPQGHDPIVLAVSGASAQPLAQRALQLLLQAEERVELVVSRGAIGVWQAELGVRVPSEPDAQERFWRERTGCESGSLRCHRWNDQATGIASGSYRTRGMVILPCSMGAVGRIASGVATDLLERCADVHLKEGRPLVICPRETPWNLVHLRNLTALAEAGARIAPPVPAWYHQPTSIEEMVDFLVIRVFDCLGYDLGNLQRWSGPIQS from the coding sequence TTGAGCCACCCTCAGGGGCACGATCCGATTGTGTTGGCCGTCTCGGGGGCGAGCGCCCAGCCCTTGGCCCAGCGTGCCCTGCAGTTGTTGCTGCAGGCCGAGGAACGGGTCGAGCTGGTGGTGAGCCGCGGTGCCATCGGCGTCTGGCAAGCGGAGCTGGGTGTGCGGGTCCCGAGCGAACCCGACGCCCAGGAGCGTTTCTGGCGCGAGCGCACCGGCTGCGAGAGCGGCTCCCTGCGCTGCCACCGCTGGAACGATCAAGCCACCGGCATCGCCAGCGGCAGCTATCGCACCCGGGGGATGGTGATCCTGCCCTGCTCGATGGGCGCCGTAGGCCGGATCGCCTCCGGTGTGGCCACCGATCTGCTCGAACGCTGCGCCGATGTGCACCTCAAGGAAGGGCGGCCGCTGGTGATCTGCCCGCGAGAAACCCCCTGGAACCTGGTGCACCTCCGCAACCTCACGGCCCTGGCCGAAGCCGGTGCCCGCATCGCGCCACCCGTGCCGGCCTGGTACCACCAGCCCACCAGCATTGAAGAGATGGTGGACTTTCTCGTGATCCGGGTGTTCGATTGCCTCGGCTATGACCTGGGCAACCTGCAGCGCTGGAGCGGCCCGATCCAGTCCTGA
- a CDS encoding RNB domain-containing ribonuclease, translating into MKFTVADLIDQLPAQEQCSLSSLEKALGLSSKADQAQLRIALTALVRVGVLEETDAGISRVDDEGLIEARLRCSSKGFCFALRNDGGEDIYIRDNQLNHAWNGDRVLVRITREGGRRRSPEGGVQCILERSTTSLLAQVEQQNERLLAVPLDDRLLASIELPASDSQYLTPADEAVVEVKVDRYPVGQLPSQGHVARSLPVNAGPEADLDLLITKHGLRDQPAAPKATLKSLEAKERDDLTALPTLLLQPWSSAEAPILPAVSLESTESGQRLWVHAPAVAERLGFASALDLHLREQAEALCLGSSWLPLLTPALTKAAAFKPGNSEAALSVVLDLNAEGQLEHYRFCRSTIKVDGVVDAKALQALAERKPKARTTPAALKALKDQLPLLEQLIALAQQLRQQRLASGSIDLDLAMPAIDDLGDLAIPEPDESRQGWLVQLDPATEPSGLLRELVIPAHRALGRHLAALELPAIFAVNPAPDTEALNDVAKAALALEIPLELSADGNATAQELAQAFAGSDRCRVLQQQLREPLKPVTFSSEAGANAVAGEPVALAPWCCPGLHYADLWNQHVLSLLLSEGKDRPSVRHKTRVDIAGDSSHGLIDWPLMPPSQIQPLEEGRSTALLHRLNGRCRFAAELQNDALAMAQARQAEPLVGQTLTGVISGVQSYGFFVEVPPSQVEGLVHVSSLKDDWYEYRSRQNRLVGRKNRRTYMLGDAVEVTIQKVDVLRHQIDLAVVLPEGYEEYVPDSDGDHGADDNGADDSDAGEE; encoded by the coding sequence ATGAAATTCACGGTCGCCGACCTGATCGACCAGCTGCCCGCCCAGGAGCAGTGCAGCCTCAGCTCCCTGGAAAAGGCCCTGGGGCTCAGCAGCAAAGCCGATCAGGCACAACTGCGCATCGCCCTCACCGCCCTGGTGCGCGTGGGCGTGCTCGAAGAAACCGATGCGGGCATCAGCCGCGTCGACGATGAAGGGCTGATCGAAGCCCGCCTGCGCTGCAGCAGCAAAGGCTTCTGCTTCGCCCTGCGGAACGACGGCGGCGAAGACATCTACATCCGCGACAACCAGCTCAACCACGCCTGGAATGGCGACCGGGTGCTGGTGCGCATCACCCGCGAAGGAGGCCGGCGCCGCTCACCCGAAGGGGGTGTGCAATGCATCCTGGAGCGCAGCACCACCAGCCTGCTCGCTCAGGTGGAGCAGCAGAACGAGCGCCTGCTCGCGGTTCCCCTCGATGATCGGCTGCTGGCCAGCATCGAGCTGCCCGCCAGCGACAGCCAATACCTCACCCCGGCCGATGAAGCCGTGGTGGAGGTGAAGGTGGATCGTTACCCGGTGGGGCAACTGCCCTCCCAGGGACATGTGGCCCGCAGCCTGCCTGTGAATGCCGGTCCAGAAGCCGATCTTGACCTGCTGATCACCAAGCACGGGCTGCGCGATCAACCGGCCGCACCGAAAGCCACCCTCAAGAGCCTCGAAGCCAAAGAGCGCGACGACCTCACCGCCCTGCCCACCCTGCTGCTGCAGCCGTGGAGCAGCGCCGAAGCGCCGATCCTTCCGGCGGTGTCGCTGGAGAGCACCGAGAGCGGCCAGCGGCTGTGGGTGCATGCCCCTGCCGTGGCTGAACGCCTCGGCTTCGCCAGCGCCCTCGACCTGCACCTGCGCGAGCAGGCAGAAGCCCTCTGCCTCGGCAGCAGCTGGCTGCCGCTGCTCACCCCTGCGCTCACCAAAGCGGCCGCCTTCAAACCCGGCAACAGCGAGGCAGCGCTCTCGGTGGTGCTCGACCTCAACGCCGAAGGCCAGCTGGAGCACTACCGCTTCTGCCGCAGCACCATCAAGGTGGATGGCGTTGTGGATGCCAAGGCCCTGCAGGCCCTAGCTGAGCGCAAACCGAAGGCCCGCACCACCCCAGCCGCCCTCAAAGCCCTCAAGGATCAGCTGCCCCTGCTGGAGCAACTGATCGCCCTGGCCCAGCAGTTGCGTCAGCAACGCCTGGCCAGCGGCTCGATCGATCTGGATCTGGCGATGCCGGCGATCGACGATCTCGGCGATCTGGCCATTCCCGAACCGGATGAAAGCCGCCAGGGTTGGCTGGTGCAGCTGGATCCAGCCACCGAACCCTCAGGCCTGTTGCGGGAACTGGTGATCCCCGCCCATCGCGCCCTCGGACGCCACCTGGCCGCCCTCGAGCTGCCGGCGATCTTTGCCGTGAATCCAGCCCCCGATACGGAGGCCCTCAACGATGTGGCCAAGGCGGCCTTAGCCCTGGAGATTCCCCTGGAGCTGTCTGCCGATGGCAACGCCACCGCCCAGGAACTGGCTCAGGCCTTCGCCGGCAGCGATCGCTGCCGTGTACTCCAGCAGCAACTGCGCGAACCGCTCAAGCCCGTCACCTTCAGCAGCGAGGCCGGTGCCAATGCCGTGGCGGGTGAACCCGTCGCCCTGGCCCCCTGGTGCTGCCCCGGCCTGCACTACGCCGACCTCTGGAACCAGCACGTGCTCAGCCTGCTGCTGAGCGAAGGCAAAGACCGGCCATCGGTGCGCCACAAGACCCGCGTCGACATCGCCGGCGACAGCAGCCACGGCTTGATCGACTGGCCGCTCATGCCCCCCAGCCAGATCCAACCGCTCGAGGAGGGCCGCAGCACGGCACTGTTGCACCGTCTGAATGGGCGCTGCCGCTTCGCCGCCGAGCTGCAGAACGACGCCCTGGCCATGGCCCAGGCTCGCCAGGCCGAGCCGCTGGTGGGTCAGACCCTGACCGGCGTGATCAGCGGTGTGCAGAGCTACGGCTTCTTCGTGGAGGTGCCCCCCTCCCAGGTGGAGGGCCTGGTGCATGTGAGCTCCCTCAAGGACGACTGGTACGAGTACCGCTCGCGCCAGAACCGCCTGGTGGGCCGCAAGAACCGCCGCACCTACATGCTTGGAGATGCCGTTGAGGTGACCATCCAAAAGGTGGATGTGCTGCGTCACCAGATCGATCTGGCGGTGGTGCTCCCCGAGGGCTACGAGGAATACGTGCCCGATAGCGACGGCGATCACGGTGCTGACGACAACGGCGCTGACGACAGCGACGCCGGCGAGGAGTGA
- a CDS encoding TMEM165/GDT1 family protein translates to MELPLLASTFATVFLAELGDKTQLAIVTISGTSSRSGAVFAGSSAALVLASLLGAGAGGSLSAVIPPDALQLAASVGFLVIGTRLLLKAGSETEANALIAILDLGVRAVPGALAVSRTRHPDRRGVMATDAP, encoded by the coding sequence ATGGAATTGCCCCTTCTCGCCTCCACCTTCGCCACAGTTTTCCTGGCGGAGCTGGGCGATAAAACGCAGCTGGCGATCGTGACCATCAGCGGCACCTCCAGCCGCAGCGGCGCGGTGTTTGCCGGTAGTTCAGCGGCGCTGGTGCTCGCCAGCCTGCTGGGCGCCGGAGCGGGGGGATCCCTCTCCGCCGTGATCCCCCCCGATGCCTTGCAGTTGGCCGCCTCGGTGGGATTCCTGGTGATCGGCACGCGCCTGTTGCTGAAGGCCGGCAGCGAAACCGAGGCCAACGCATTGATCGCGATCCTAGATTTGGGAGTTCGTGCAGTTCCGGGGGCGTTGGCCGTCTCCAGAACCAGGCACCCAGATCGTCGGGGCGTTATGGCCACCGATGCCCCCTGA
- a CDS encoding TMEM165/GDT1 family protein, producing the protein MADPSDAPSNETPTDANKAGSFGAVFLTTFTTVFLAELGDKTQLAALLLSAESGRPVLVFVGASLALISSSLVGVLLGRWLSRVLPPQQLERLAGILMIGLGLWLGRQAAMSMFPLS; encoded by the coding sequence ATGGCCGACCCCAGCGACGCGCCCAGCAACGAGACACCAACCGACGCCAACAAAGCCGGCAGCTTTGGGGCGGTGTTTCTCACCACCTTCACCACGGTGTTCCTGGCGGAACTGGGCGACAAAACCCAGTTGGCAGCACTGCTGCTCTCCGCGGAATCCGGAAGGCCTGTGCTGGTGTTTGTGGGCGCCTCGCTCGCTCTGATCAGCTCCAGCCTGGTGGGCGTGCTGCTGGGCCGTTGGCTCTCTCGGGTGCTGCCGCCGCAACAGCTGGAGCGCCTCGCCGGAATCCTGATGATCGGCCTGGGCCTGTGGCTTGGCCGCCAGGCCGCCATGAGCATGTTTCCCCTCTCCTGA
- a CDS encoding YkgJ family cysteine cluster protein, whose translation MSETLHWRCISGCGSCCRLDPGERNEALDALNPEQQQQYLEMVGPDGWCIHYDTGSSSCRIYEERPFFCRVENLAGLFGVEPDEANAFAIACCRQQIRCEHGGRGMVMKRFEQAIRQPAP comes from the coding sequence ATGAGCGAAACGCTGCACTGGCGCTGCATCAGCGGCTGTGGGTCGTGCTGCCGGCTGGATCCTGGCGAACGCAATGAAGCGCTAGATGCCCTCAACCCCGAACAGCAGCAGCAATACCTGGAGATGGTGGGCCCCGATGGCTGGTGCATCCACTACGACACCGGCTCCAGCAGCTGCCGCATCTATGAGGAGCGGCCCTTCTTCTGCCGTGTGGAGAATCTCGCAGGGCTCTTCGGTGTGGAACCCGATGAAGCCAATGCGTTCGCCATCGCCTGCTGCCGGCAGCAGATCCGCTGCGAACACGGCGGTCGTGGCATGGTGATGAAGCGTTTCGAGCAGGCGATCCGCCAGCCGGCTCCCTGA
- the psb30 gene encoding photosystem II reaction center protein Ycf12/Psb30, whose protein sequence is MLQSRSPMGIDFHLIANFAALFLITIVGPAVIFILFYRRGAL, encoded by the coding sequence TTGCTGCAGAGCCGCTCTCCCATGGGAATCGATTTCCATCTGATCGCCAACTTTGCGGCCCTGTTCCTGATCACGATCGTCGGCCCCGCCGTGATCTTCATCCTCTTCTACCGCCGCGGCGCCCTCTGA
- the recJ gene encoding single-stranded-DNA-specific exonuclease RecJ codes for MRSAPPALLPQPSEQRWQLPAPVQIDPQLRSSGLCDPLLAVLQRRGYGDPEAIAALLEPAPAPDPRRHFPDLGKAVQRLRLACKQGERLAICGDYDADGMTSTALLVGVLRHLGAQPQAEIPSRLDDGYGLNTGMVERLAEEGIRLLVTVDNGVAAREALLRAEALEMDVVVTDHHTLPEELPPLMALLHPACTPEHSPYRGLAGVGLAYVLAMALARNCRSEQGLAMARDLFCIGTIADMAPLQGVNRRWLIDGLPGLKRSGLAGLQALQQVAGLEDAPVDAGAVGFQIAPRINAVGRLGDPQLVVDLLTTADEKEALELARQCEQLNRQRRDLCDAIEAEARALVDADGDQRSPFLLLAQSHWHHGVIGIVAARLVDAFGLPVALLASEGDGRLRASVRAPRGFAVDAALQACSDLLERHGGHPAAGGFTVRAEQITALHERLNARAETWLQQQGGLRLVEPEALVQLQEITPQFWQQLQRLEPFGSGHPAPLFWSSRCRISQQRLLRGGHLQLTLRQGDAVIRAIAWRWGNDEQQLPKEVDVAFQLRLNRWNGTEQLQLEIAALRASSGDGLVLERCNRRYWVSREGDALVIRNAAGEELRGLPDPMGGCAVNSDHPQGTHPYVQALLQDAAMAMGLAA; via the coding sequence ATGCGGTCTGCCCCCCCGGCGTTGCTCCCTCAACCCTCCGAGCAGCGCTGGCAGTTGCCGGCACCGGTTCAGATCGATCCCCAGCTGCGCAGCAGCGGGCTGTGCGATCCACTGCTGGCGGTGCTGCAGCGACGCGGCTACGGCGATCCTGAGGCGATCGCAGCCTTGCTTGAGCCGGCGCCAGCGCCAGATCCGCGCCGCCATTTCCCCGATCTGGGCAAAGCGGTGCAGCGCCTGCGCCTGGCCTGCAAACAGGGCGAGCGCCTGGCGATCTGCGGCGACTACGACGCCGACGGCATGACCAGCACAGCGCTGCTGGTGGGCGTGCTGCGTCACCTCGGCGCCCAACCCCAGGCGGAGATCCCCAGCCGGCTCGACGACGGCTACGGCCTGAACACCGGGATGGTGGAGCGTCTGGCCGAAGAAGGCATTCGCCTGCTGGTGACGGTGGACAACGGCGTCGCCGCCCGCGAGGCCCTGTTGCGGGCCGAAGCCCTGGAGATGGACGTGGTCGTGACCGACCACCACACCCTGCCGGAGGAGCTGCCGCCCCTGATGGCACTGCTGCATCCGGCCTGCACCCCTGAACACTCGCCTTACCGCGGCCTGGCTGGAGTGGGGCTGGCCTACGTGCTGGCCATGGCGCTGGCGCGCAACTGCCGCTCCGAACAGGGGCTGGCCATGGCCCGCGATCTGTTCTGCATCGGCACCATCGCCGACATGGCTCCCCTGCAGGGGGTGAACCGGCGTTGGTTGATCGATGGCCTACCGGGCCTCAAGCGCAGCGGGCTGGCGGGTCTACAGGCCCTGCAACAGGTGGCCGGTCTCGAGGATGCCCCCGTGGATGCCGGTGCCGTGGGCTTTCAGATCGCACCCCGCATCAACGCGGTGGGGCGGCTTGGGGATCCGCAGCTCGTGGTGGATCTGCTCACCACGGCCGATGAGAAAGAAGCCCTGGAACTGGCTCGCCAATGCGAACAGCTCAATCGCCAGCGCCGCGACCTCTGCGATGCGATCGAAGCGGAGGCACGCGCCCTGGTGGACGCCGACGGCGATCAGCGCAGCCCCTTCCTGCTGCTGGCCCAGAGCCATTGGCACCACGGCGTGATCGGCATCGTGGCGGCCCGGCTGGTGGATGCCTTCGGGTTGCCGGTGGCCCTGCTGGCCTCCGAAGGGGATGGCCGCCTGCGAGCCTCCGTGCGGGCACCCCGAGGCTTTGCAGTGGATGCCGCGCTGCAGGCCTGCAGCGATCTGCTGGAGCGCCATGGCGGCCATCCAGCCGCCGGAGGCTTCACGGTGCGGGCCGAACAGATCACCGCCCTGCATGAGCGCCTCAATGCCCGGGCCGAGACCTGGCTCCAGCAGCAGGGCGGCCTGCGGCTGGTGGAACCGGAAGCGCTGGTGCAACTTCAGGAGATCACCCCCCAGTTCTGGCAGCAACTGCAGCGGCTTGAACCCTTTGGCAGCGGCCATCCGGCACCGCTGTTCTGGAGCAGCCGCTGCCGCATCAGCCAGCAGCGGCTGCTGCGCGGCGGCCATCTGCAACTCACCTTGCGCCAGGGCGATGCGGTGATCCGCGCCATCGCCTGGCGTTGGGGCAACGACGAGCAGCAGCTACCCAAGGAGGTGGATGTGGCCTTTCAGCTGCGTCTGAATCGCTGGAATGGCACCGAGCAACTTCAGCTCGAGATCGCTGCGCTGCGGGCCAGCTCAGGGGATGGTCTGGTGCTGGAGCGTTGCAACCGCCGCTACTGGGTGAGCCGCGAGGGCGATGCGCTGGTGATTCGCAATGCAGCCGGTGAGGAGCTGCGCGGACTCCCGGATCCGATGGGCGGCTGCGCCGTGAACAGCGATCACCCCCAAGGCACCCATCCCTACGTGCAGGCGTTACTGCAAGACGCTGCTATGGCCATGGGTTTGGCAGCCTGA